A genomic region of Anopheles coustani chromosome 3, idAnoCousDA_361_x.2, whole genome shotgun sequence contains the following coding sequences:
- the LOC131258998 gene encoding uncharacterized protein LOC131258998, giving the protein MSLEAVIEKVKARVAAVDPNGPRKVLGVFQFNIKTAGGVEQYVIDLKQLKVEKGTTDSPDVTVTLTVEDLIAVSARTLSVGDALTQGKLEIQGDATLAAKLAEVI; this is encoded by the exons ATGTCGCTGGAAGCGGTCATCGAGAAGGTGAAGGCTCGCGTTGCCGCCGTCGATCCGAACGGACCGCGCAAGGTGTTGGGAGTGTTCCAGTTCAACATCAAGACGGCGGGTGGCGTTGAGCAGTATG TGATCGATCTGAAGCAGCTGAAGGTGGAGAAGGGCACCACCGACAGCCCGGACGTGACCGTGACGTTGACCGTCGAAGATCTGATCGCCGTCAGTGCTCGCACGCTGTCCGTGGGAGATGCGCTGACCCAGGGCAAGCTGGAGATCCAGGGCGATGCCACGCTGGCCGCCAAGCTGGCCGAGGTGATCTAA
- the LOC131259283 gene encoding uncharacterized protein LOC131259283 → MKCDAVIEKIKARVASIDPNGPRKVLGVFQLNIEAADGVHEIVVDLKNLKVSDGKASSPDVVINLKDEDFIAIGTKQVPVKDAVAQGKVSMTGDQNLFQALVDAI, encoded by the exons ATGAAGTGCGACGCCGTGATCGAGAAAATTAAGGCCCGTGTTGCCTCGATCGACCCGAACGGTCCGCGTAAGGTGCTCGGCGTGTTCCAGCTGAACATCGAGGCCGCCGATGGAGTCCATGAAATCG TTGTTGATCTGAAGAACTTGAAGGTCTCCGACGGAAAGGCCTCCTCGCCGGATGTGGTTATCAACCTCAAGGATGAGGACTTCATCGCCATCGGAACCAAGCAAGTCCCGGTGAAGGATGCCGTCGCCCAGGGCAAGGTGTCCATGACTGGCGACCAGAACCTCTTCCAGGCCCTCGTTGATGCCATCTAA
- the LOC131259282 gene encoding uncharacterized protein LOC131259282, with protein sequence MKCDAVIEKIKARVASIDPNGPRKVLGVFQLNIEAADGVHEIVVDLKNLKVSDGKASSPDVVINLKDEDFIAIGTKQVPVKDAVAQGKVSMTGDQNLFQALVDAI encoded by the exons ATGAAGTGCGACGCCGTGATCGAGAAAATTAAGGCCCGTGTTGCCTCGATCGACCCGAACGGTCCGCGTAAGGTGCTCGGCGTGTTCCAGCTGAACATCGAGGCCGCCGATGGAGTCCATGAAATCG TTGTTGATCTGAAGAACCTGAAGGTGTCCGACGGAAAGGCCTCCTCGCCGGATGTGGTTATCAACCTGAAGGATGAGGACTTTATCGCCATCGGAACCAAGCAGGTCCCGGTGAAGGATGCCGTCGCCCAGGGCAAGGTGTCCATGACTGGCGACCAGAACCTCTTCCAGGCCCTCGTTGATGCCATCTAA
- the LOC131271994 gene encoding autophagy-related protein 2 homolog A → MPWYVPWSDVIKKKICRFLLQRYLGRFLEEKLSLDQLNVDFYNGTGTVHNVTLYCQALNELCEGQGWGIEVTGGHIGSVTVNVPYDSLLAKDSSIEVSNLTISLRPKARPTDGTSMLESMWSSMSSSMQLAQEYLERESGGSTADGHSITSGGRGGSSGGAGNAGQQLPPSAMEGLENFAQIIDNVLNRIKAKLFDTEVRIEYLAPDGERGVAVIVKIKSIDYQNEAGNDPPDRGSPKSSSSSGSDASGHTIGGSGSRQNQQQKSFLIATHATHHITIEGITFYTEEFRIDNPRLRRQQQRTGVDGSSAGPHQTAATVPMVDESMITSDQFRSAISSLPDGGSTEGDGYYSYSNTSACDSGSSPANSGGFYRRSDSSGTDRETDPGEEDDEEADSGEDEYGEYGVRMYRSGEIIVGKIASRQEIRLKMKQADNLPGPNVELELSVGSIQLFLTPRQLHSLVLVCDSFLGSNEEPPPPPSSRELKGQAGRRHQEPSASAAELEYQQNMTRMGGGIGLNQGWSLADPMQTMIQEQAEFLQQDYRDEEGEICSESIMSSTSSMTSSFTSGSTASRTTATSAASRRRMIDPDANADISKFNVRVAAIALVLLHDDLLLESSANSTTCSTESPLSEASVQQLQTKADRFFRSIGALGLGLGANDIVNAGLVLDGACDSSHLRLLLAPIILEGDEQRNRCGSLLRFSLSIARADFREVLPDASIPLVEFYREQPRPNNTSAQLPKRPEISVTFEQSCNALRGTSGKRFSPPRTKIHFMMAPFLTEFDITMLDRLSSLLYQSPFASYYYANVASGTAVPTPDSPSTPAAGTQVRSSKLEPKTELQLESLAVDFRLRFPIPDLRPIHDPQRVPWWRRNIRPDFILLKLERVRTVITLNPHPVYDISANEIKLYYYESEPVVVQPGATSVGGTGGGVNIGKTVMQENASPGQVPSVEYPRIVIELPSEAALQKALQQDPASQAPSSSRGKTGAAGSTGQQQQQYRSQEESDSEPTSGESFGVATGRCKEDTPFSAKRVCRESDTPHGKTATAGVPDVPETLTLPGDTDEMNAFCSCAMKRAKLQIRVELPVVSLQMKSKHLYEVIYNRISTDLLLWEPSAPSATAAAEAQLNAHHASKVSFQEPEMSLAGMGMMDSIYMPYTMCQSGIQLDSSSSATNSESESDSDGIFYSVYDRSKNTIGGNVGGNVGGGRKGSSHSHRSSSHGGRLAPSTVVSDRGANTIAFQVNIGQGILTMFVPVRDAQKHVIPGQLGEFVIRLNSGTIFSVNGFHGNANLGYLCIQGKSAEFYHCGLIPTPASNPPLRLINSVLPSYLQCTLYPTPKNLTLHEQRGCANREMISLAIQIKSVPDLAIKRIRMAAGIQLTTLRHHSTLPQHSWLTQLIDMLDVVDYPVQGYTPLGVVTEMHLHLWDCAIDYRPLYFPYRAIITVGSFMISSNITSGSSGLTLNFIAEDVTLSLAPQQVQPSTSGGKDSSSTSSHQQVANSSKITVLPSNELVCVVEVGLFEISLMLNERVTVKFPKFDLRTAINDVHVRTCADSARALAQLIAYLAAEGDLLLPEGDASGDDISCGGSSLVGTLDTTVGGVTGLEQKEVSQGGSLPMGGETEGELLPVRPPSSASGPVVTPKQQQRVNTLMADAMEESLYIESTASGDGVDDDPLLGGADGGAGVEMFFFPDEDQRKPPKDGEKVRVGGGTIVSDSNSNKRRFGSDDDSLSIDEGSSIPSSFHDDDHYWRQHQQHQQQHQQQEEMNPSAGVDDDCTSVNLRELINFERSVLGQQTYNYGAGDDEDDDTGVEALPQVTNELGDVSKLSQRRPQASLVVTQQRKISSDTDDDFCIIADEERPHRGGDSHNQEVPVSEDPIRIVDNHFSVPTGKPDLLKAPEGFPSAVERYTICEMTITWHIYGGRDFLTKDDRRKKTKQQQQQVAGQGQPVATGAKVTTSNFPTAMPMSEAYKSGVSYSKGSPSVSFGGGSAAAAALAKLTWKTRGGTGRQHDTTMEIHISKVQFSHETYPGCTKEASRQVLLINELEIVDGLAVSNIKKFLYHPKLPSRPTSKQSTNHMVVIKALHMRPNPALPAQECCLRVSVLPIRLNIDQDSLLFLINFFNQLGGGGDLSEGPQGSTGSAGNGGGRSSQTTTPAHQPPVMTVESLPEAVQELQAKKMVSENLMLLIEEEEKHKDAQEQGGMAAYGDSGDSGAPIYFRNVIFSPDVPIRIDYHGKRMELSHGSIAGLLMGLGQLQCSEIRLKKISYRHGLLGVDRLLNFLLQEWLQDIKKHQLPKIIGGLGPMYSLVQLLQGIWDLFWLPIEQYQKDGRIVRGLQRGAQSFTARTALAALEITTRIIHLLQITAETAYDMISPGPSIRRGRGNRKGKRKRLHPPQDIREGMSNAIQIVREGISETAHNLVEITALEHDQKGYTGAVGAVMRQIPPIVVQPIVLATQATSNVLGGVRNQLVPDARAEAREKYKDDVE, encoded by the exons GCCCTGAATGAACTGTGCGAAGGTCAAGGATGGGGCATCGAGGTGACGGGTGGACACATCGGCTCGGTGACGGTGAACGTCCCGTACGACTCGCTGCTGGCCAAAGACAGCTCGATCGAGGTGTCCAACCTGACGATAAGCTTGCGACCGAAGGCCCGCCCGACCGATGGCACCTCGATGCTCGAGTCGATGTGGTCCTCGATGTCCAGCTCGATGCAGCTGGCGCAGGAGTATCTGGAGCGGGAGAGCGGTGGCAGCACGGCCGAcggtcactccatcaccagcGGGGGCCGAGGGGGAAGTAGCGGCGGTGCCGGCAATGCTGGCCAACAACTGCCACCGAGCGCCATGGAGGGGCTGGAGAACTTTGCACAAATTATCGACAATG TGCTAAATAGGATTAAGGCAAAACTGTTTGACACTGAAGTAAGGATAGAGTATCTCGCACCGGACGGCGAGCGAGGGGTAGCTGTGATAGTGAAAATCAAAAG TATCGATTACCAGAATGAGGCTGGAAATGATCCACCGGACCGCGGTAGTCCCAAATCGTCTTCGTCCTCCGGTTCGGACGCGTCGGGTCACACAATCGGTGGTAGCGGCAGCCGACAAAACCAGCAACAGAAGTCGTTCCTCATAGCGACACACGCAACCCATCACATCACCATCGAGGGAATCACGTTCTACACCGAAGAGTTTCGGATAGACAACCCGCGGCTtcggcggcagcagcaacgCACGGGAGTGGACGGAAGTTCGGCCGGTCCTCATCAAACGGCGGCCACGGTGCCGATGGTGGACGAAAGTATGATAACGAGCGACCAGTTTCGCAGTGCGATCTCCAGCCTGCCGGACGGCGGCAGCACCGAGGGGGACGGATATTATAGCTATAGTAACACAAGCGCATGTGATAGTGGCAGCAGTCCGGCGAATAGTGGAGGTTTTTACCGGAGAAGCGACAGTAGTGGCACGGACCGCGAAACAGATCCAGGGGAGGAAGACGATGAAGAGGCCGACAGTGGGGAGGACGAATATGGCGAGTACGGGGTGCGGATGTACCGCTCGGGGGAGATCATTGTGGGTAAGATTGCGTCGCGCCAGGAGATCCGGCTGAAGATGAAACAAGCGGACAATCTTCCGGGTCCGAACGTCGAGTTGGAGTTGTCGGTCGGATCGATTCAGCTGTTCCTAACCCCGCGGCAGCTACATTCGTTGGTGCTGGTATGTGATAGTTTCCTCGGTAGCAACGAggaaccaccgccaccgccatcgAGCAGGGAACTGAAGGGACAGGCAGGCCGGAGACATCAGGAACCGTCGGCGTCAGCAGCCGAGTTGGAGTACCAGCAGAACATGACACGAATGGGCGGTGGAATTGGCCTAAACCAGGGCTGGTCGCTTGCCGATCCGATGCAGACGATGATCCAGGAACAGGCGGAATTTCTTCAGCAGGACTATCGTGACGAGGAAGGGGAGATCTGCTCGGAATCGATCATGTCATCGACCAGCTCCATGACGAGCTCGTTCACTTCCGGCAGTACGGCTTCACGGACCACCGCAACGTCGGCCGCTAGCCGTCGGCGTATGATCGATCCGGATGCAAATGCGGACATTTCCAAGTTCAATGTACGCGTGGCAGCAATCGCACTGGTGCTGCTACACGATGATCTCCTACTAGAGAGTAGTGCGAACAGTACGACCTGCTCGACGGAGTCGCCCCTTTCCGAGGCAAGTGTTCAGCAGCTGCAAACGAAAGCGGATCGATTTTTCCGATCAATCGGAGCCCTCGGGCTAGGGCTCGGTGCAAACGATATCGTGAACGCGGGTTTGGTGCTGGACGGTGCGTGCGACAGTAGTCACCTGCGGCTGCTCCTCGCCCCGATCATTCTCGAAGGAGACGAGCAGCGTAACCGGTGTGGGTCACTTCTCCGCTTCTCGCTATCGATCGCCCGAGCAGATTTCCGTGAAGTACTTCCGGATGCCTCGATTCCGCTCGTGGAGTTTTACCGCGAGCAACCACGTCCCAACAACACCTCGGCGCAGCTCCCCAAGCGGCCCGAAATCAGTGTAACCTTCGAGCAGAGCTGCAATGCACTTCGGGGAACCAGCGGGAAACGGTTCTCTCCTCCGCGCACGAAAATCCACTTCATGATGGCACCGTTCCTGACGGAGTTTGACATTACCATGCTGGATCGTTTGAGTTCGCTTCTGTATCAGTCACCATTTGCGTCCTACTACTACGCAAATGTTGCCAGCGGAACGGCCGTCCCCACGCCCGACAGTCCATCGACGCCGGCTGCGGGGACACAGGTGCGAAGTTCAAAACTGGAACCGAAAACCGAACTGCAGCTCGAATCGCTCGCGGTAGACTTTCGGTTGCGCTTTCCCATCCCCGACCTGCGGCCGATTCACGACCCGCAGCGTGTTCCCTGGTGGCGGCGAAACATCCGTCCCGACTTTATCCTGCTGAAGCTGGAACGGGTTCGCACGGTGATCACCCTCAACCCCCATCCCGTGTACGACATTTCGGCGAACGAGATAAAGCTGTACTACTACGAGTCCGAACCGGTGGTGGTCCAACCGGGAGCCACTTCCGTCGGTGGCACCGGTGGTGGTGTAAATATCGGTAAAACTGTGATGCAAGAAAATGCCTCCCCCGGCCAGGTGCCTTCGGTCGAGTACCCGCGGATAGTGATCGAATTACCGAGCGAGGCGGCGTTGCAGAAGGCGCTACAGCAGGATCCGGCTTCACAGGCGCCCTCGTCCTCGCGAGGGAAAACGGGTGCAGCGGGCAGCAccggtcagcagcagcagcagtatcgTAGCCAAGAGGAAAGCGATAGTGAGCCAACATCCGGCGAAAGCTTCGGTGTTGCTACTGGCCGCTGCAAGGAAGACACACCGTTCAGTGCGAAGCGTGTTTGCCGGGAAAGTGATACACCGCACGGCAAAACCGCCACCGCGGGAGTCCCGGACGTTCCGGAAACACTAACCCTGCCGGGTGATACGGATGAAATGAATGCGTTCTGTTCGTGTGCGATGAAGCGCGCCAAGCTACAGATACGGGTTGAATTGCCCGTTGTTAGTTTGCAGATGAA atCGAAGCATCTGTACGAGGTGATTTATAATCGCATCAGTACGGATCTGTTGCTCTGGGAGCCGAGTGCACCGTCGGCGACGGCCGCAGCCGAAGCACAGTTAAACGCCCACCACGCGTCGAAGGTGTCTTTCCAGGAGCCGGAAATGAGTCTTGCCGGTATGGGCATGATGGATTCGATCTACATGCCGTACACGATGTGCCAAAGTGGGATACAGTTGG ATTCCAGTTCGTCCGCAACAAACTCCGAATCGGAATCAGACTCGGACGGCATCTTTTACTCGGTATACGATCGAAGCAAGAACACGATCGGTGGAAATGTCGGTGGAAACGtcggaggaggaagaaaaggaTCCTCTCATTCGCATCGCAGCTCGTCCCACGGTGGAAGGCTTGCACCGTCCACGGTTGTTTCCGATCGGGGTGCTAATACGATCGCGTTCCAGGTAAACATCGGCCAAGGTATACTGACAATGTTCGTGCCGGTCCGGGACGCACAAAAGCACGTCATTCCGGGGCAGCTCGGTGAGTTCGTCATACGACTGAACTCGGGGACAATTTTCTCCGTCAACGGGTTCCATGGCAATGCGAACCTCGGCTACCTTTGCATCCAAGGAAAGTCGGCGGAGTTCTACCACTGCGGGTTGATACCGACGCCGGCTAGTAATCCCCCGTTGCGGCTGATTAACAGCGTGCTTCCGTCGTACCTTCAGTGTACGCTGTATCCGACACCGAAAAACCTTACCCTGCACGAACAACGAGGGTGTGCCAATCGGGAGATGATCTCACTGGCCATACAGATTAAATCCGTACCGGACCTAGCGATCAAGCGCATCCGCATGGCAGCCGGAATACAGCTAACCACCTTGCGGCATCACTCGACGCTTCCGCAGCACTCCTGGTTGACGCAGCTGATCGATATGCTAGACGTGGTGGACTACCCGGTGCAGGGCTACACGCCACTCGGTGTCGTCACCGAAATGCATCTCCACCTATGGGACTGCGCGATCGACTACCGGCCGCTTTACTTCCCGTACCGGGCCATTATTACGGTGGGTTCGTTCATgatcagcagcaacatcacGTCGGGCAGCAGTGGCCTAACGCTGAACTTTATCGCCGAAGATGTCACACTCAGTCTTGCTCCGCAGCAGGTGCAACCGTCAACGAGTGGGGGCAAGGATTCCTCGAGCACTAGCAGCCATCAGCAGGTGGCGAACAGCAGCAAAATCACGGTCCTTCCATCAAATGAATTGGTTTGTGTCGTCGAAGTAGGCCTGTTTGAGATTTCACTCATGCTGAACGAGCGAGTTACGGTGAAATTCCCCAAATTTGATCTCCGAACCGCCATAAATGATGTGCACGTGCGAACGTGTGCCGATTCAGCCCGAGCTCTAGCACAGCTGATCGCTTACCTTGCTGCCGAAGGTGATCTACTGCTTCCGGAAGGGGACGCCAGTGGGGATGACATTAGCTGTGGAGGATCCTCCTTGGTAGGAACGTTGGATACGACTGTCGGTGGAGTAACTGGCCTCGAGCAAAAAGAAGTCTCCCAAGGGGGGAGCCTTCCGATGGGTGGAGAAACGGAGGGTGAGCTGCTCCCGGTACGACCGCCGTCGAGTGCCAGCGGTCCGGTAGTGACAcccaagcagcagcaacgcgTCAACACACTGATGGCTGATGCGATGGAGGAAAGTTTGTACATCGAGAGCACCGCAAGCGGTGATGGCGTTGACGATGACCCGTTGCTCGGTGGCGCCGACGGTGGAGCTGGggtggaaatgtttttcttccccgacGAGGATCAACGGAAACCACCGAAGGACGGCGAAAAGGTTCGCGTTGGTGGGGGTACGATCGTTTCGGACAGTAACAGCAACAAgcgtcggttcggttcggatgACGATTCGTTAAGCATTGACGAGGGTTCGAGTATTCCATCGTCTTTCCACGACGATGATCACTATTGGcgccagcatcagcagcatcaacagcagcatcagcaacaagAAGAGATGAATCCATCTGCTGGGGTAGATGATGACTGCACAAGTGTTAATTTGCGAGAGTTGATCAACTTTGAGCGATCCGTGCTTGGCCAGCAAACGTACAACTACGGTGCGGGAgatgacgaggacgacgataCCGGTGTTGAGGCGCTTCCACAGGTAACGAACGAGTTGGGCGATGTATCGAAGCTCAGCCAAAGGCGTCCACAGGCATCGTTGGTCGTTACTCAGCAGCGCAAGATTAGCTCCGATACGGACGACGACTTTTGCATCATTGCCGACGAGGAACGACCGCACCGGGGTGGAGACTCCCATAACCAGGAGGTTCCCGTATCGGAGGATCCCATCCGCATCGTGGACAACCATTTCAGCGTGCCAACGGGCAAGCCGGATCTTTTGAAGGCTCCCGAAGGATTCCCCAGTGCGGTGGAGAGGTACACGATCTGCGAGATGACCATCACCTGGCACATCTATGGCGGGCGTGACTTTCTCACCAAAGACGACCGCCGGAAAAAGAccaaacagcagcaacagcaagtgGCAGGGCAAGGGCAACCCGTTGCTACGGGAGCAAAGGTGACGACGTCAAACTTCCCAACCGCAATGCCCATGTCGGAGGCGTACAAATCGGGCGTCAGCTACTCGAAAGGTTCACCATCGGTAAGCTTCGGCGGTGGCTCGGCCGCGGCGGCAGCGCTTGCGAAGCTGACGTGGAAGACACGCGGTGGTACCGGCCGACAGCACGACACGACCATGGAGATCCACATCAGCAAGGTGCAGTTTTCGCACGAAACGTACCCGGGATGTACGAAGGAAGCGTCCCGGCAGGTCCTGCTCATCAACGAGCTGGAGATCGTGGACGGGTTGGCCGTGTCGAACATTAAAAAGTTCCTCTACCACCCGAAGCTGCCCAGCCGCCCGACTAGCAAGCAAAGCACGAACCACATGGTCGTCATCAAGGCACTGCACATGCGTCCCAATCCGGCTCTCCCGGCGCAGGAGTGTTGTTTGCGAGTGTCCGTGTTACCGATTCGGTTGAATATCGATCAGGATTCGCTGCtgtttttgataaactttttcaaccaactcGGAGGTGGTGGCGATCTCTCCGAAGGACCACAAGGTTCGACCGGAAGTGCTGGAAATGGTGGTGGACGTTCGTCACAAACGACTACCCCAGCGCATCAGCCACCCGTTATGACGGTCGAGTCACTCCCGGAAGCGGTACAGGAGCTGCAGGCGAAGAAAATGGTCTCAGAGAACCTGATGCTGCTGATcgaggaagaggaaaagcaCAAGGACGCTCAGGAGCAAGGCGGAATGGCGGCGTACGGCGACTCGGGTGATTCGGGAGCCCCCATTTACTTCCGCAACGTCATCTTCAGTCCGGACGTACCGATTCGCATCGATTACCATGGGAAGCGGATGGAACTTTCGCACGGCTCCATTGCCGGCCTGCTGATGGGGCTCGGGCAGCTACAGTGTTCGGAAATCCGACTCAAGAAGATCTCCTACCGGCACGGTTTGCTCGGTGTGGATCGTTTGCTGAACTTCCTGCTCCAGGAGTGGCTACAGGACATCAAGAAGCACCAGCTGCCGAAAATTATCGGTGGCCTTGGGCCAATGTATTCACTTGTACAGCTCT TGCAAGGAATTTGGGATCTTTTCTGGTTGCCTATCGAGCAGTACCAAAAGGACGGGCGAATTGTTCGCGGACTACAGCGTGGAGCGCAAAGCTTTACGGCCCGTACTGCCTTGGCGGCACTGGAAATTACCACCCGTATCATACATCTGTTGCAG ATAACGGCCGAAACGGCATACGACATGATTTCACCCGGACCATCGATCCGTCGGGGACGTGGCAATCGCAAAGGAAAGAGGAAACGCCTCCACCCACCGCAGGACATCCGCGAAGGAATGTCCAACGCCATACAGATCGTTCGAGAG GGAATCTCGGAGACGGCACACAATCTGGTAGAGATCACTGCCCTCGAGCATGACCAGAAAGGATACACGGGCGCCGTCGGTGCGGTAATGCGCCAGATACCACCGATCGTGGTGCAGCCGATCGTGTTGGCCACGCAGGCCACGAGCAACGTGCTCGGTGGCGTCCGGAATCAGCTCGTCCCGGATGCGCGGGCCGAAGCGCGGGAAAAGTACAAGGACGACGTCGAGTGA